The Leptospira mtsangambouensis genomic sequence TTTTACCATTATGGGAGTGGACGTTGGAGACTTCCTGAAACAGTACTTAGGTGCTTTTTTGGGAGTATATCTTTCTACAACTTTCAAAGTTTTTTCAGTTTCATTCTTTTTGCATCTGACTCTCTTTTCTCTTGTTTATCTAACATACCATTTTCTAAAACGTTCGGATGTCTCTTGGTATATCTTATCTGCTTGGGTAGTATTTATCGAATGTTTTGCCTTGTTCCATTCGATGGTAAGTTTCCCACAAATTTATGGTGAGTTCTTTTTCTTTCGATACCCTTCCTTTGCTCCGTTTCTGTATTTTCTTACTGATCACACAAGTCCTACTTACTTTAGTTTTGTATTGGGAATTCTTATTTTGGGATTTCTTTTTGTTCTCTTGCGACAAATTTACCTTCATAAAAACAAAGAAAGTTTTTTTGCAATCTTGCATGTGTTAGTTCTAGGACTCGTACATACATCTGGCTATTACATGGTAGGGATTCTTTACTTTGTTATCCTTTTTTGGCAAGGCAAACATTACCAGAGAATCCATATTAAGTCTTATGGATTTCTTTCCATCTTTTTTCTTTTTCTTTATTTGATTCCAAGTATTTGGACAAGGATTGAAGGTTTAACGCGCAGAGAAACAAAAGAAATGCCGCCTGTTTTTATTATTGCAGCAGACTCTCTTCGTTATGACAAAATTGGACTTAAACTCGAAGGGAAAAGTATCACACCGAATATCGATTTATTTGCTAACGATAGTTTTGTGTTCCATGACCATCATACCACCATCCCTCGCACATTCCCTAGTTGGGCGGATTTATTAACCGGACAATATGCAATGAGCCATAAAGTTCGTGATATGTTCCCGTCACCGGAGGAAAAACAAAGGATTGGGTCTCCAGCTTTTTCTACCATTCAACAAAAGTTAAAGGAGATTGGTTACCGAAGTTATGCGATAGGGAGTTTTGCTGCTGATATATTCCCTAGAGCCAACTTTGGATTTGATGAGGTACTTGCTCCGAACTTTAATGCTCGCATAATGACAGTGCAAAGAACTGCCGAATCACAACTGTTTCTTATGCCTTTTCTCACTGGTTCATGGTTTTCTGGTGGGATGTATTTGGAAGAAATGGATGGATTGTCTACTTGGGGAGATGGGAGTCGCATTTTTGACCGGTTCCGATCGATTTTAAAACGAGAAGGCAATCAGGCATTTTCTGTAACTTACTTTTCGAGTGTCATTCATTTTCCTTATACCCCAGCTTATCCTTATTATAAATCTTTTACCGATCCAAACTATTATGGTAAGTATAAATATTTAAAATTTGTAGATCCAACTAATTCTACTACCCCGAACGAAGAAGAAACAAAACAGATTCGTGGTTTGTTTGACAGTGCCGTTTTTGCTTTTGATTCTGAGTTTGGTGATATCATTTCCGAATTAAAGGAAAAAGGAATCTATGATGAATCCATCATCATACTGACGGCAGATCACGGGGAAGCTTTGTATGAAGATGTACATGGGCAAGGTCATGGAGAACATTTGCGTGGGGAAGCAGTGACTCATGTCCCCCTGATCATAAAATTTCCGAAATCGACAAATCATAAAATGTCCGACCAACAATTTTTAGGAATTACCTCGAGTGTCGATATTTATCCAACTTTAATGGATTATTTTGGAATCTTCACCAAACAAGAGTTTCCCGGGAGATCTTTGTTACCTGTCCTTGGAAAGTCTAATTGGGCTGAGGACAGATTGGTATATGCAGAAACAGGAATTTGGTTTTCTGATGCGGGTGACCATTTTTTTCAAAAACAAAGAATCCCTTATCCGAATATCTTATCTCTGCACCAAGTGGTTCCTGAAGAAGATTACCAAATTATGATCACTGATCCAATGTATAGAGAAACAATCGCTTTTTCAAAACATAGGTCTGTGCAAAATTCGAATTACAAACTCATTTATATTCCCACACGCCAAGGTGTGCTTTTTGAATTCTATGATCGAAAAAAGGATCCTTTCAATACAAAGAATCTTTATCCGAACCACCCCATGGCCATAAAAATGAAAGACATGTTGTATCAAATGGTTGTAAAGTGGGAAGACGCCTCTCTCGCAGGAGAGTATTTAATACCAAGTTCTTTATCTGATATCAATGAAAATTAAATAGGAAAAAAAAGAGGAAACTATGCCGCAACGTAACGACTTAAAATCAATTTTGATCATCGGATCCGGACCTATCGTCATCGGGCAGGCATGTGAATTTGACTACTCTGGAACACAAGCAACGAAAGCATTGAGGGAAAAGGGGATACGAGTGATCCTCGTAAATTCCAATCCAGCTACAATTATGACGGATCCTGATCTTGCTGATGCAACATACATTGAACCACTTACGGTTCCTGTTTTAGAAAAAATCATCAAAAAAGAAAAACCAGATGCCATCTTACCAACCGTAGGTGGTCAGACAGCACTCAACTTGGCACTCGCCCTCCATCGTGAAGGTGTATTAGAAAAATACAATGTAGAACTTATCGGTGCAAAAGTTGATGCCATTCGAAAAGCAGAAGATCGGGAACTATTTAAACTCGCAATGGAAAAACTGGGTATCCGAGTTGCAAAGTCCTTTATGGTGTCTGACATGGAGGCCGCCAGGAAAGCAAAAGATGTCATTGGTTATCCAATCATCATTCGGCCAGCATTTACTCTCGGTGGAACTGGTGGAGGAACTTGTTATGATGAAACAGAGTTTGAAGAGATAACACAAAAAGGACTATCTGCTTCCCCCATTTCGCAGGTATTAGTTGAAGAGTCTGTGATGGGATGGAAAGAGTTTGAGTTAGAGGTCATGCGAGACCTCGCAGACAACGTTGTTATTATTTGTTCCATTGAAAATTTGGACCCTATGGGTGTTCATACTGGTGACTCCATTACTGTTGCTCCTCAACAAACTTTGAGTGACAGAGAGTATCAAAAACTTCGTGATATGTCGATTGATATCATTCGAGAAATTGGAGTAGAGACGGGTGGTTCCAATATCCAATTTGCTGTGAATCCAGAAAATGGGGATGTCATTGTCATTGAGATGAACCCACGAGTTTCTCGGTCTTCTGCTTTGGCATCTAAAGCAACAGGATTTCCAATCGCAAAAATTGCAGCACTTCTTTCCATCGGATATACCTTAGATGAAATTAGAAATGATATTACCCGTGTAACGCCAGCTAGTTTTGAACCATCCATCGATTATGTTGTAACAAAAATACCTAGGTTTGCATTCGAAAAATTTCCTGGTTCCGATCCAACGTTAGGTGTTCAGATGAAGGCCGTTGGTGAAGCTATGGCGATCGGACGTAACTTCAAAGAAAGTTTTCAAAAAGCACTTAGATCACTGGAAACTGACCGTTTTGGGTTTGGAAGTGACGGGTATTTAAAAGAACTTTTGGAATGGGAGTCTGTTCCGAAAGAAGAAAGAAAAACTTGGTTAACGGCAAAGGTAAAACGACCTACAGACAAACGTATTTTCTATGTGAAGATGGCCTTTGATTTTGGAATGAGTGTCGAAGAAATTTTTGATATTTGTAAAATTGATCCTTGGTTCCTTTACCAATTCGAAGAGTTATACCAATTAGAAAATAAATTCCGAAAAGAAGGAAAAACCATCATTGAAGAAATGAAAAGATCTGGTTTCTCTAATCGCCAACTTGCTTTCCTTTCTAAAGAGGAACAAATTCTCGCGCAAGTTCGAAGTGGTGCAGCGATCGAAATCACAAAGGCCAAAGTAGAAAAAACCCTTCGAGAAGAAGAAGAACTCATCGAAAAATACTTAGAAGAAAAAAACATTCATCCAGTTTATAAGAGAATTGATACTTGCGCTGGTGAATTCGAAGCATTTACACCTTATATGTATTCTTCTTATGACGAAGAGGATGAAGCTGATGTCACTTCGAAAAAGAAAGTGATGATCCTTGGTGGTGGGCCAAACAGAATTGGACAAGGAATTGAATTTGATTATTGTTGTTGCCATGCTTCCTTCTCATTGCAAGAGGCAGGAGTGGAGTCAATCATGGTAAACTCCAATCCAGAAACAGTTTCTACAGATTACGATACTTCCGACAGGTTGTATTTTGAACCATTAAGTCTAGAAGATGTAATGGCAATTTTCAAAAAAGAAAAACCAGATGGTGTGATTGTTCAGTTAGGTGGTCAAACTCCTCTAAAATTAGCAAAGTCATTGGAAAAAAGAGGAGTTCCCATTATGGGAACAAGTCCTGATTCCATTGATAGGGCAGAAGATCGCAAACGATTTGCCGAAGTTTTAGAAAAACTAAACCTAAAATCACCTGATAACGGAATTGCTGCTTCTAAAGATAAAGCAAGAGAGATCGCAAAGAAAATTGGTTATCCGGTACTTGTAAGGCCATCGTATGTTTTGGGTGGAAGAGCCATGCTCATCGTTAACGAAGAATCGGAACTTGATAAATATATGGAAGAAGCAGAAGAGGTATCGGAAGATAGACCACTTCTAGTAGATTCATTTTTACAAGATGCGATCGAAGTGGATGTGGATGCCTTGTGTGATGGCAAAGATGTATTCATTGCAGGGATTATGGAACATATTGAGGAAGCGGGAATCCACTCTGGTGACTCAGCTTGTGTGTTGCCTCCGCAGTCCATTTCTCAACGTATGTTACAGGAAATAGAAGAAGCAACTTATCGTTTGGCTTTGGAGTTAAATGTAAAAGGTTTAATCAACGTTCAATATGCCATTAAAGAAGAAACTCTTTATGTCCTAGAAGTTAACCCTCGTGCTTCACGAACAGTTCCTTTTGTTGCGAAGTCAATCGGTATCCCTGTCGTTAAAATTGCAGTTCGATTGATGTTAGGTGAACCATTGGCATCTTTTAAATTGGGAAAACGTTTTTCAGCGCCAATGATTACTGTGAAAGAAGCTGTATTACCATTTAGTAAATTCCCTGGTGTTGATACAATCCTTGGCCCAGAGATGAGATCTACCGGAGAAGTAATGGGAGTTGCTACGACAAAAGGGGAAGCCTTTGTCAAAGCTCAAATTATGGCAGGTGAAGAACCTCCTAAACATGGTACTGTTTTTGTGACCATCAATGATAAAACTAAAAAAGAATTATTAGAATCAATTCGGTCATTATCAAACTTAGGATATAATATCATCGCAACAGAAGGAACACATAAATTCCTTTCTGATAATGGAATTCTATCTAGTAAAATTAACAAAATTTACGATGGTTATTTTCCGAATGTGATTGATTATATCAAAGAAAAGAAAATTCATCTGATTATTAATACTCCTTTGTCGAGAGTTACGCGTGAGAATGCGTTTACAATCCGACAAGCAGCAATTAAATACAAAGTTCCATGTTTGACAACAGCACAAGCGGGAAAGGCGTTAATTCATGGTTTGGTAGAAATGAAGGATAAAGGTTTTTCCGTGAATTCCCTTCAAGAAATTCACGCGAAACACAAAAGTAATTAAAACTTAAAAGGGTTTGGATTTTCTAACAAATGTTTGGTTTTTTGTTAGATATCCAAACCCTTTAGCAAAGACTCGATTCGTTTTCGGTTCACACCCAAATCTGACTTTCCTAATCTGGATGCTGACCGAAAGTGAAGAAGTTTATTTTTTTCATCAAAATAGAATTCCACATCATCTACATATCGCATGATGAGAGAAGTAAATTCAGTATAAATGTAATTGGAATTTTCTTGGATGATTTTGGTCCGTGGAGATTGTTCTAGCCTTTCCTTTAGAATTTTATAAGCTTCAACTAAAGGTTTTTTGTAAGTGACTGGGCTTCGGTAGTGAACTGTATCCGTAGGATCAGCAAAACTAGTGATGCAATTGGGAGTTGCAGGGCAATTGTTGAGTTTGTCAGTTTTGATTCCTAAGTAGTTCGGTCTTGTTCCTGTGCACCCGACAAAGAGGAAAAAAAGAGGATAGAGGATGATTCGAAGTTTGTGATTCATTTGCGCCGGTTCCTAAAGCGAGTTTCTTTGTATTGGACTGTTCCTTTCCCATATTGGGGAAAAAAGCGAGTCGGTATAAAAGGTAAGTGAGTTACTTTTTGCACTCACTTGCAAAAGAACACCAGTTTCAAAGGAAAGTCAGTATTCCTTATCAAATACAGACAGTCCCAATGAAAACCCGGTTTCAGAAGGAAATTCCCTCCAAACACCACCCCTTCCACCTGCAAGGACTGAAACCCAACCGTGTTTTTTAAGATTCAGAATTCCCTTTCCTTTGTAATTTGGCTCCGGTTTCTCGCTTGAACTTTCTTTTTAGTGCTTCGTACTTGGGAGTATTCCGCCTAGAATCTGACTTTGATGTCGTTTGGCTGAGGGAAGGTCCGAAACTAAATGAAATATATTCGCAAATTGTGGAAATCTAAAGGAATTAAGAAAAAAAGATGGACAAAGTATGGTAAAAGTATTTTTATAAAACAATCGTTCGATATAAAAGGATCTCTTTTTTATGCCTAAGATAGTCGATCACGATCTTTACCGAGCTGAACTTTTGGCAAAGTGTATGCCCATTTTTGTCACAAAAGGGGTCTCCTCTGTTTCGATGCGTGAATTATCAAAGGAACTTGGCGTTTCCACGGGAACTCTTTACCATTACTTTCCAACAAAAGAGATTCTCTTTGAGTCCATGGTAAAACAACTCGTCGCTATCGATGAAAAAGAGATTACGGAACTTTCCGAAAGTCACACGGGTCTTGCAGATATAATGGCTTTTGTTGCTAAACGCGAAGGGCATTTTATCAATCTAATGTTACTGGCAGTCGATGTTAAGCGGCACTTGAGTGAATCGAGTGAACTTATGCAACTTGTAGAAGATTCATTTACTTCGTATCGAACTGCTTTGGATCGATTCTTTCCAACCAATGCAAAATCAAATAGTGGAAAGGCATTTCTGTCATTTTTTTTGGGAGCTTTATTTTTAAAAAATAACGCAACAGAAGAAACCAACTGGCCAGAACTTTTTGAAGGTTTGGGGAACTTAATGGTATTGTTTCAAAGCAAAGATTAAGGAGATAAATTTATGACACTCACCAAAAGACTTAGTTTTTTACTTTGTTTTATCTTGCCGATTTTAGTGATTCTGGCCGAAGAGGTGGGTGGTGTTTCTTATTTAATCGTTCCACTGACTGTGTTCGTCATTTTACCATTGTTAGATTTTGTTTGGGGTAAAGATCTTTCGAATCCGGAAGAACCTAATTTTCTAAAGTTACAAAATGATTCTTATTTTCGGTATTTAACGCAAGTGTGGGCTTATGTTCAACTTAGTTTTGTAATTTGGTCGGTTTATCGAATCGCTCTTTATCCACATACCGCGATTGAGTTTTGTTTATTTGCCATTTCGGTTGGGATCGTAACGGGAGGAATTGGCATTACTGTAGGGCATGAACTAGGTCATAAAAACACTCGTTACGAACAGTTTTTGGCAAAATTAATTTATATGACAGTTTGTTATATGCACTTTTATATTGAACACAACCGAGGTCATCATACGAATGTTTCGACTCCAAATGATCCCGCATCCTCAAAAAAGAATCAGTCCTTCTATCAGTTTTATCCTCAGACTGTCATAGGAGCTTATCAATCAGCTTGGGAATTGGAAACAAAACGTTTAAAAAAGTTGGGACTAGTTTCATTTCATTATCGAAATGAGATGATTTGGTATTTTGTAATCACAGTTCTATTTTTGATTTCTATGATTGGATTTGGTTCTTTATATTCCCAGAGCACAATTCGTTGGGATATTCTTGGGTTTTTACTATTACAATCATTGATTGCATTTTCACTTTTGGAACTTACAAATTACATAGAACATTATGGTTTAAGCCGAAAAGAAGTAAGTCCGGGTAAATTTGAAAAAGTGTTACCCATTCATTCATGGAATCAAAATTATTTTGTATCCAATGCATTTTTATTTCATTTACAAAGACATTCCGACCATCATGCAAATGCCGGTAGAAGATACCAAGTCCTTCGCCATTTTGAAGAAGCTCCTCAATTGCCCTTTGGTTATGAGTTGATGATTCTTGTTGCTTTGGTTCCTCCGCTTTGGTTTCAAATGATGAATCCTATTTTGGAATCTTGGGAATTAAAGAATCAATTGAAACAGTAAAGATTGCTTGGAAGATTTTTTCAGAAGTAAATGAACCCGCAAAGAAAACCTTTACGGGTTCAGTAAGAATTCATTCAGTTTCGAGTAATACTGACCTTTTTGATTTTAGAATCGAAAATAACAAATACAATAACGCCGCAATTCCGACGTAAAATAGTCCAGAGGCAATGTATCCAGAAACTGGCGGATATAAAATACTAAAACCAAAGTCTGGATTTTCTGATTCTTCGAGAAGGTTTGCTAATTTTGGTTCGTTATTTTTAATTTCATCTCCCGATGGATAGGAGTAAGGATCAAAATCTGCGGGCCATTGGTAAGGGTTTCCATAATAGAGTGAATAACCTTCCTTTGTTCCGTCTTGGTTAGCAAAAAAATAAATTTCTTCTAGTGGTTGCACAGTAATTGCATTTGTTAGGTGAAGAGTTTCATTTTCTCCGTCGTAAACTTCAATTTCAAATTCAGAATTGATTGTTCTAGAAAGTGGGATTTCTGAAAAAACTCCATCCTCTTTGTTATGGCTGACAGTTCCTTCAAATACGGTTTCCCATTCTTTTTTGTTAATTTTGCCGCGAACTGTGATATTACGTTCCCAATTAGTTTCTTCAAATTCTAACTTCAAAATTTGGAATGCGGATTGTGATTCGTTTGGAAATAAAAACTTACAATGATTTTCTGCGAGCACCGGGCTTGTGACTGCGTGCGATTTTTCCCAGTATAAGTTTTTGTTCTGTTTTGCCCTGGTGGCATTTGGAAATTTTAAATCAGAGCCTGGTTCTGCTTCTAATCGTAAAAATCGATGTTTTGTTCCACTTAAATCAATTTCTCCCGAAGATTGATTTCCATATTTATAAAGAAAAACAGTTTTTGAATCTACGAATTGATCAGGATTGTCACCAAACTTTAATGTAATGGATGTTTCGTAATCATACGCACTAGAAACAGATAGTTTTGTATAATTCATACCCTCTGGTAATTTGGGAAGTTCCAATACATAGATTTCCATTTCATCTTTTTTTGAAAATAGTAGTTCTGGTTTTACTTTTTCGGTGTTTTTTGCAATTTCTTCTGCGTTTTGGATATGGTAAGGAACAATATTTCCGTTGTAAGTGATCCTTAGGTCTCCGTAAAAAGAATGTTTATAAATATCTTCATCTAACATTAGTTTTACAATTCCATTTGGAGAAAGGTTCCCTGAAATTTTTAAATCTTTTTTGTATTTGAAGTTTTGTACGGCAAGAGGCCTACTTATAACCTGTGTTGTTGTTGAAATAAAGAATAAGATGGAAATTAAGTATTGAAGTTTCATTTTGTTTCCTTTTTGAAGTGATTGTATAACGTACCTGTTACGATCAGAGTTACTCCTAAGAATAATCCGGCGAGAATTCGATAACCTAAGCTCAAATTCCAGAAATCATATAAATAGAATTTTATGATGACTAAAGATAATGAGCCAAATCCAACATACTTGAGAGATTGGATTTTTTTTAGGAATCCAGTTGATAAAGCGATCAAACCATACACAATCAAACTGAGTGTGTAGAGGAATAATTTTTTCTCTTCTGGGAATCCAAGATATATCTCAACAAATGTGCCAAGTAACCAATAAGGATAGGCAGCATATAAGAAAAGTTTGGAGAACTCGGAGAACTTTCTACTATAGAGATAAGAAAGAACTAAATAAACCGAACCTGTCGCAAATACTAAAAATCGACCATTTAAAAATGGAATTTCATTTTGCGAACGATAGGTGAAGGCAAAAATATAGAACAATGCAAAAAACCAAACGGGGAAGGCCGCCCAATACATATAAAGTTGTTTGGAGTAGGTAGATGCAATGGTCACAAGAAAAGCAAAACTAATGAGGCTAAAAGCTAAAAGTTTTCCTGAGGTTCCTATCACGATTAAACTTACAATGAATGGAAGGCCAAATAATCCAATCACATCATATAGTTTTTTCTTATCTAAACTCAAAACAGTTCTTCTTATGGATCGTTCATAGAGACCATAAAATAGAATGAGTAATAAGGTTAGTAAAAATGGTTTTGCGATTGGGTAAAAAACTGAAAATACCCAAAAAGACTGAACAAATCCAAGTCCCAACGTAAAGCCTATTGCAGTGATTGTGAGAATTGGTTCCTTCAATTTGGTGGTTTCTAAAGTTTGAAATTCTCTTAAGAGAAATAAAATGAAAATACCTAGTTGGAAAACAATTGGAAAAAACGGCTTAGCATCTACTAGGTTTTTATCTGCCCATCCAACGAAGATTAGGTGATTTGCTGCGAGTAAAAGAAGCGGGATTACTTTCCAGTTTGTATCTTTTCTTACCCAAAAGAATAAGACATTCCAGAGTAACAAATAGGTAAATAAAAACGGGTAGGAGTTTTGTCCTGTGGACAAAAGTAAAGGAACTAAAAATGCACCAAGAGAGGCAAATCCAAATAACACTTCACTTTTTTGTGAATGAGCGATTGCAACTGTTGTTAAGCTAAGGATTAACAAACCAACAAAACAGGTTTCAGTTGAATACAAATCGTACCACAAATACCCGGAATAGTAGGCAGAAAACAAAACCGCAATTCCAAGACCCATAAGACTAGGCGAAAGGTATGGCCTTGAATTTCGAACTCTGAATCCATATATTAATACTGGGATGGCCAAAAAAAGTCCAATCCAAATCCGCACCGATTCATTGATCCAATATTCTTCTATGGCTAAATAGAAAAACCAGATGGATGCCAGTAGTAAAGAAAACACTCCTAGTTTTACAAATAGGTTTTCTCCAATCCATTGGACAAACCAGTTGGGACCTTCGTTTAATGGAACCTCAGTTTGGTGGTCTACTGTAGGAGTTGGATCAGAAGTAGTGCGAGGAGATTCCTTCGGAGTTTGGGTTTGGGAGAGGGATAAAACTCTTTCTTTTAAAAAAGAAAGTTCCCTCTCCATCGATTGAATCCTAGTCAGGATTTCTTTGGTTTCTTTTTCTTCCACGGAGGAAATGGTTCATATTCGCAGAAAGAGGGGAACTACTTTTTATTCTGGATCATTCCACATTCCATTTTCACGAATGAGATCAATGAGTAGGTCTGCGGCTTCCGTTTCGGAGACTCCTTTTTTTACAATCTCTTTCCCTTTGTAGAGGTGAACCTTACCAATCCCAGCGCCCACATAGCCAAAGTCGGCATCGGCCATTTCTCCTGGACCATTGACAATGCAACCCATCACGGCTATTTTTACACCTTTCAGATGTCCTGTTTTTTGTTTGATCATTGCTGTTGTGGACTGTAAATCAAACATCGTTCGTCCGCAGGATGGGCAAGAGATGTATTCTGTTTTGGTGAGCCGTAGCCTTGTGGCTTGTAAGATATCAAAACTCAAATGAAGTGATTCTTCTGGTTCTCCATCGCCATAAGACAAACGAATCACATCGCCGATCCCATCCAACAAACTTCCTCCGACATGAATGGAGGATTCATATAAAAGTTCATCCTTATCTTCTGAGTGATGGATGAGGACAATCGGGTAGTCGGATTCTCTTAATTGGTAAGCCAGTTTTCTGACAGTTAAGAGGTCTCCATTTTTTACAGAAAAAAGAAGATTTTTTATCTTTCGTTTTTTCGATTCTTTTACAATTTTCTCTATTAAATGAATGTTTTCTGATTCGATACTCCATTCTACACTTCGTTTGTCTTTTGCATAACGAGTGACAAAATCCAAAAGATCTTCCCATGACTCTTCCGATTCTTGAAAGAATAAACTTGGACTAATGACCCACTTTTGGAAACGGTAAATGTCCTCTGCTAAACTATCATATTGATAAGTTAGTTCTTTCGAAAGTTCCACCGAAACTGGTAGCGGGAATGATCCTCGTTTAACATTAGTTCCAAGGGAGATTAGGTCCATTTCTGAATTGATTGTAAAATGAATGAGTTCAGGGATTCGACCGGACTTAGAACCTCTTTGGATGAGATGGAGAACTTCTTCTGCTGATTCCGATCCAAAAAAAGGAAAACATGTTTCAATACGAACAGGAGAGTTGTCTCCAATTTTGGTTTCCCCAAAAGCCAATTCTTTTGAATAGAATCTTGAATATTGAAATGGATCACGAAATTCGGAATAAAGTATTTCCTTTTCTTTGAGTTGTGAATCTGAATTTGGATCTGATTTGGAAGGTGTATTTTTACTTTGATCTAAAAAATCGTTGTATTTTCGTACCAATTCTTTTGCCACAGGGATTTCATGTATGGCATCTTCTGTAAGTGATACACGGATGGTGTCACCAAGTCCATCTGCGAGCAAACTTCCAATTCCAATGGAAGATTTAATCCTTCCATCTTTACCGTCGCCCGCTTCTGTCACACCCAAATGTAGGGGGTAGTCCATTCCCAAATCATAAAACCTGGAAACTAACATACGATAGGCTTGGATCATCACCTGTGGATTGGAGGCTTTCATGGATACAACAATGTCTCGATAAGAGTTTCTTTCCGCTATTCGTATAAATTCCAATGCAGATTCCACCATTCCGAGTGGAGTGTCACCAAACCGGTTCATAATGCGATCAGAAAGACTCCCATGGTTAGTCCCAATTCGCATAGCCACACCCAGCTCTTTGGCGCGAAGGACAAGAGGAGTAAACACCTCTTCAATTCTTTCTAACTCTTCGTTGTAGTCTTTATCCGTATATTCAATGATTTCAAATTTTTTTTTGTCAGCAAAATTGCCAGGATTGATTCTAACTTTTTCCACCCACTCAACACATTTTAATGCCACTTGGGGTGTAAAATGAATGTCTGCAACCAAAGGAACTTTTAGCCCTAGTTCTTTCATTCTTTTGCGTATATTTGGTAAATTGTCTGCGTCAGCTTGACTAGGCACTGTTAGGCGAACGATTTCGGATCCAGCTTTTTCTAAATCGGAAATTTGTTTGATACTTGCTTCCGTATCTCTTGTGTTAGATGTAATCATGGATTGTATGCGGATTGGGTTTTTCCCACCAATTCCTACACCACCCACCATCACTTCCCGGGTAGGACGTCTTTTATATAAAAATGGCGATTCGTTATATTTGGTGCTCATTTGAATCTTATGTTCTCATTATCTAGGAAATTAAATTCGAAATTTTGGGCAAGCAGTATGAAAAAAATCTGTGGGTTTCAATTTCCAACCTTCCAGGACCGAAAATCTATTTAGGAAGAATACCGGGC encodes the following:
- a CDS encoding DUF2339 domain-containing protein, with the protein product MEEKETKEILTRIQSMERELSFLKERVLSLSQTQTPKESPRTTSDPTPTVDHQTEVPLNEGPNWFVQWIGENLFVKLGVFSLLLASIWFFYLAIEEYWINESVRIWIGLFLAIPVLIYGFRVRNSRPYLSPSLMGLGIAVLFSAYYSGYLWYDLYSTETCFVGLLILSLTTVAIAHSQKSEVLFGFASLGAFLVPLLLSTGQNSYPFLFTYLLLWNVLFFWVRKDTNWKVIPLLLLAANHLIFVGWADKNLVDAKPFFPIVFQLGIFILFLLREFQTLETTKLKEPILTITAIGFTLGLGFVQSFWVFSVFYPIAKPFLLTLLLILFYGLYERSIRRTVLSLDKKKLYDVIGLFGLPFIVSLIVIGTSGKLLAFSLISFAFLVTIASTYSKQLYMYWAAFPVWFFALFYIFAFTYRSQNEIPFLNGRFLVFATGSVYLVLSYLYSRKFSEFSKLFLYAAYPYWLLGTFVEIYLGFPEEKKLFLYTLSLIVYGLIALSTGFLKKIQSLKYVGFGSLSLVIIKFYLYDFWNLSLGYRILAGLFLGVTLIVTGTLYNHFKKETK
- the ispG gene encoding (E)-4-hydroxy-3-methylbut-2-enyl-diphosphate synthase, coding for MSTKYNESPFLYKRRPTREVMVGGVGIGGKNPIRIQSMITSNTRDTEASIKQISDLEKAGSEIVRLTVPSQADADNLPNIRKRMKELGLKVPLVADIHFTPQVALKCVEWVEKVRINPGNFADKKKFEIIEYTDKDYNEELERIEEVFTPLVLRAKELGVAMRIGTNHGSLSDRIMNRFGDTPLGMVESALEFIRIAERNSYRDIVVSMKASNPQVMIQAYRMLVSRFYDLGMDYPLHLGVTEAGDGKDGRIKSSIGIGSLLADGLGDTIRVSLTEDAIHEIPVAKELVRKYNDFLDQSKNTPSKSDPNSDSQLKEKEILYSEFRDPFQYSRFYSKELAFGETKIGDNSPVRIETCFPFFGSESAEEVLHLIQRGSKSGRIPELIHFTINSEMDLISLGTNVKRGSFPLPVSVELSKELTYQYDSLAEDIYRFQKWVISPSLFFQESEESWEDLLDFVTRYAKDKRSVEWSIESENIHLIEKIVKESKKRKIKNLLFSVKNGDLLTVRKLAYQLRESDYPIVLIHHSEDKDELLYESSIHVGGSLLDGIGDVIRLSYGDGEPEESLHLSFDILQATRLRLTKTEYISCPSCGRTMFDLQSTTAMIKQKTGHLKGVKIAVMGCIVNGPGEMADADFGYVGAGIGKVHLYKGKEIVKKGVSETEAADLLIDLIRENGMWNDPE
- a CDS encoding alkane 1-monooxygenase; this translates as MTLTKRLSFLLCFILPILVILAEEVGGVSYLIVPLTVFVILPLLDFVWGKDLSNPEEPNFLKLQNDSYFRYLTQVWAYVQLSFVIWSVYRIALYPHTAIEFCLFAISVGIVTGGIGITVGHELGHKNTRYEQFLAKLIYMTVCYMHFYIEHNRGHHTNVSTPNDPASSKKNQSFYQFYPQTVIGAYQSAWELETKRLKKLGLVSFHYRNEMIWYFVITVLFLISMIGFGSLYSQSTIRWDILGFLLLQSLIAFSLLELTNYIEHYGLSRKEVSPGKFEKVLPIHSWNQNYFVSNAFLFHLQRHSDHHANAGRRYQVLRHFEEAPQLPFGYELMILVALVPPLWFQMMNPILESWELKNQLKQ